A segment of the Lelliottia amnigena genome:
TCTCCGATGACAATATGCTGCCGCCTAATTTGCGTGGCTATGCGCCGGAAGTGACCGGCGTAGCAAAAACCAACGCCAAAGTGACTATCTCCCAGCAGGGACGCGTGCTCTATGAAACGCAGGTTGCTGCAGGCCCGTTTGCGATTCAGGACCTTAACAGCGCGGTAGCGGGTGAACTTAATGTGCGTGTTCAGGAGCAAGATGGCTCCGTGCAGGAATATAAAGTCAATACGGCCAATATTCCCTATCTGACGCGTCCCGGCAGCGTTCGATATAAGTTTTATGCAGGGAAACCCGTTGGCTACGATCACAAAACGGACGGTGACACCTTCGGAACTGCTGAGTTCTCCTGGGGGATCAGCAACGGTTGGTCGCTTTATGGCGGTATGGTTTCAAGCGCTAAATACATTTCTCTTGCAGCGGGTATTGGTCGCGACCTGATGGCGCTCGGCGCGTTGGCATTCGACGTCACGCGTTCCGATGCAAAACTGGAAGATGAGCATCGCTCTGGCCAGTCGTATCGGGTGAGCTACTCAAAGCGCTTTGATGACACGGGAAGTCAGGTGACCTTCGCAGGCTATCGCTTCTCTGAAAAAGATTTTATGAGCTTCTCGGACTACATCAGCTATCGCGCAGACAACGGCGATGTCATGCAAAGTAAAGAGATGTACACCGTCACCTTCAGCCAGCAATTCAAGGCACTTGGCCTGAGTGCATACGCTAACTACTCGCATCAGACCTACTGGAATACTGCGGCCGAAGATCGCTACAGCGTATCGCTGTCTCGCTATTTCGATATCGGTAAATGGAAAAATATCAGCGCGTCGCTGACAGCATATCGCAATAAATTCAATGGTATCAATGACGACGGTATGTATATGTCGTTCTCCATTCCGTGGGGCGACACTGGCTCGCTGGGGATGAACTCATCTTATAACGGAGATGCCAGCAGCCAAAATCTGAGCTACTACGACCGTCTGGACAATGGCGACAATTACCGCGTCGCAGCCGGCGGCACCAACGACGGCGGCTCGCTCAGTGGCTACTACGACCACCTGGGCGATGCGGCGGAAGTGACCGGCAACGTGGACTACCAGCACGGCCAGTACAGTTCGACAGGCCTGAGTCTGCGCGGCGGCGTCACTGCCACCACGAAGGGGACGGCGCTACACCGTTCGAATGTACCAGGCGGCACCCGCGTGTTGCTGGACACTGGCGACGCAGCGGATGTGCCAGTAAAGGGCTACAGCGGCAACACGTCGACCAACCGATTCGGCAAAGCCGTCGTCACCGAGGTGAGCGATTACAACAAAAACAGTCTGAGCATCGACATCAACAATTTACCGGATAACGCCGAGGTGTCTACGTCGGTGGTGCAGGCGACGCTGACCGAAGGGGCCATTGGCTATCGTCGGTTCAACGTGCTTTCAGGTCAGAAGGCGATGGCAGTCATCAGCCTGAAAGACAGTAGCCATCCTCCGTTTGGGGCAAGCGTACGCAACGCTGAGAATCAGGAAGTCGGTCTGGTCAACGATGACGGTCAAGCCTATCTCAGTGGCCTGAAGCCAGGCGCGAAATTGAATGTGAGCTGGAATGGAACGGCACAGTGTGCCGTTACCGTACCGGAAAAACTAACAGGACTAAGTCAGAACGGAAATCTGTTACTGCCGTGCGAATAAGGCGCGGTACAGACCCTTTTTACAGAGCATATGATAATGAAAAATACCCAGTTGAAAAAATCAGTAATGGCCGTCTCTCTTTTAGCCGGTCTGATGATTGCTCAGCAGGCCTCTGCGGCTATCGCCCTGGACCGTACCCGCGTTATCTATAACGGCGGCGAAAAGTCTATTAGCTTGAACATCAGTAACGAAAACAAAAATTTGCCTTACCTTGCGCAGGCGTGGATGGAAGATGCGCAGGGCACAAAAATCACGTCGCCGCTGACCGTACTGCCGCCTGTGCAGCGCGTGGAACCGGGTGCGAAAAGCTTGGTGAAAATGCAGGCGGCCCCGGCCGTCGCCGCTCTGCCTCAGGATCGCGAGACGCTGTTCTATTTCAACCTGCGCGAAATCCCCCCGCGCAGCACCAAGCCTAACACCCTGCAGATTGCGTTGCAGACTCGCATCAAGCTTTTCTACCGCCCTGCAGCCATCGCGCTGGATAAAACCCAGTCAGCACAAGGCGACTGGGTGGAGAAGGTGACGCTGACGCGCCAGGGGGATCAATTTGTAGTGAACAACCCAACGCCGTACTACCTGACTCTGGTGGAGGGCGCGCCGTCGGTGAAAGGCAAGCCGGTGGGCTTTGAGCCTGTGATGATCGCACCGAAAGAGAGTGGTGCCATTAAGGCATCCGCTGCGGCGCTCGGCGCAAGCCCGGTATTTACCTACGTCAACGACTACGGCGGCCGTCCGCAGATCCAGTTCAGCTGCGGCGGGGCGACCTGCACCGGCAAGCTAGTCAAAGACAAAAAATAAAGCCGGGACAAGGAGGAAAAGGATGAACAGAGCCGCGAAAAAAATGGCATTGCTGGCGCTCGCGCTGGTGTTGGCAGGCCCTGCGGCAGCGGATGAAAAGCCGCTGGCCGATACGGGTCAGTTGTATGTGCACGGCGATTTGCAAGAAAACACCTGCCGGCTGGAAATGGATTCTGCATGGCAGGAAGTGGATCTCGGCTCAACAGCCCGTGCCGACGTAAACCTGGTAGGCCGTGCAGCGAAACCGGTGACGGTGAAACTGTATCTGCGCGACTGTCCCGTACTGGGGAACTGGAGCACGAATATTACGCCGCTGACCGAAACGGTGAGCACGATGCAACCGCCTTATCGGGCACGCTTTGTCGCGGTGTCGGATGCGTCAAATCCAGATTTGGTGGCGGTCACCGGTGCCAGCGGTATCGGCCTGCGTCTGCGTGATAGCCGTGGCAAAACAGTGATGCTGTCGCGCACGGGTGACACGATGCTGCTGAACCCCGGTCAGGACGAGGTGGTCTTCACCCTGGCCCCGGAGCGGACTAACGCGCCGTTCATCGCCGGGCCGTACCACGCGGTCATTAACTTCAGCCTGATTTACCAGTAGGGGCGGGCGAAGAACATGACAATGAAATGCAACGCACTGGCTTTATGCCTGATGGCGGCGGCGCTGCTGCCGGGCTTCAACCCTGCTGCGCGGGCAAACCCAGGATCGACCTATTCGCTGAATATCGCCATTGACGGCACGATCATGGCAAACGGCTCTTGCAAATTTAACCAGGGCGGCACCCTAACGGTGGATTTTGGTGAAGTTCGGCTGCAGGGAAGCGCAAATAACACCGTGACGCTGGATGGCACTTACCGCAAGCCCATCGTCAGTGACTTTACTTGTAGCGGTGACAGTGCCGGGCTGCTCCAGATGAAGCTCAGCGATACCGGCGGCGGCGAAAAAACCTATAACAGCGTTCAGGTTTTGGATACCGATAAAGGGATCGTGGGCGTTGAACTGCTGGTCAACGGCGTTGCGCAAAGCACGGGGAGTTGGTTCACCGTAAACCAGGACAGTCCGCCGTCTCTGGAGGCTCAATTGGTCCAGACCAGCACGACGAACAGCAGCAATGTGGTCAGTGGCGATACGTTCACCGCAGCCGCGACGCTCGTGATGGCTTTTAATTAAGGTTACAGGATATGAAAAGCAAAAAAGCAGCAGCGCTTTCCGCCCTGGGGCTGATGTTACTGGCCGTGATATCGACGGGAAGGGCCGCGCAGACCGGCGACACGCTGAACATTACCTTCCAGGGGAAATTTATTCTCTCCACCCCCTGTACGGTGTCGAATGACAACGTGATTGATGTCTCCTTTGGCAATATCCGCGTCAATGGCGTCAATGGAAAGGATAACGTCCAGGTGATTCCTTACAGCGTGGATTGCCACGGTGCGCCGGACGATTCACCGCTGGATTTGACCATCATTGGCACACAAGAAAGCTATGACGATGCGGCGCTGACGACGTCGGCTGACGGCCTTGGGCTACAGATTCAGGCTAACGGCCAGGCGATGAAGCTCAATAAACCGCTCAGCACCACGCTTGGAGAACTGTCTTCACTGACGCTCACCGCTGTTCCGGTAAAAGACGCGGCGAAGACGCTCA
Coding sequences within it:
- the mrfF gene encoding MrfE protein, whose translation is MTMKCNALALCLMAAALLPGFNPAARANPGSTYSLNIAIDGTIMANGSCKFNQGGTLTVDFGEVRLQGSANNTVTLDGTYRKPIVSDFTCSGDSAGLLQMKLSDTGGGEKTYNSVQVLDTDKGIVGVELLVNGVAQSTGSWFTVNQDSPPSLEAQLVQTSTTNSSNVVSGDTFTAAATLVMAFN
- a CDS encoding fimbrial protein codes for the protein MKSKKAAALSALGLMLLAVISTGRAAQTGDTLNITFQGKFILSTPCTVSNDNVIDVSFGNIRVNGVNGKDNVQVIPYSVDCHGAPDDSPLDLTIIGTQESYDDAALTTSADGLGLQIQANGQAMKLNKPLSTTLGELSSLTLTAVPVKDAAKTLTEQPFTATATLIAQYQ
- the papC gene encoding fimbrial biogenesis outer membrane usher protein; this encodes MVNTYINKKCTKTFVAKWSVLAICVCAGMRAPAMAADDIQFNTDVLDVKDKANIDLSQFSKRGYIMPGEYTFLIQINQNELEEQNISVYPSPSDKNNTIACLSPALVQKFGFKDKFLSQLQSWHNGECLDVAGLKGVEITPDLGAGKLVINMPQAYLEYTSNDWVPASMWDEGIPGLLADYNVNAQARHNEQGGDSNTVSGNGTFGANLGAWRARADWQTNYDQNSDENGSGQKQWTWSRMYLYRALKPIKAKLTLGEDYVSSDLFDSFRFVGASVISDDNMLPPNLRGYAPEVTGVAKTNAKVTISQQGRVLYETQVAAGPFAIQDLNSAVAGELNVRVQEQDGSVQEYKVNTANIPYLTRPGSVRYKFYAGKPVGYDHKTDGDTFGTAEFSWGISNGWSLYGGMVSSAKYISLAAGIGRDLMALGALAFDVTRSDAKLEDEHRSGQSYRVSYSKRFDDTGSQVTFAGYRFSEKDFMSFSDYISYRADNGDVMQSKEMYTVTFSQQFKALGLSAYANYSHQTYWNTAAEDRYSVSLSRYFDIGKWKNISASLTAYRNKFNGINDDGMYMSFSIPWGDTGSLGMNSSYNGDASSQNLSYYDRLDNGDNYRVAAGGTNDGGSLSGYYDHLGDAAEVTGNVDYQHGQYSSTGLSLRGGVTATTKGTALHRSNVPGGTRVLLDTGDAADVPVKGYSGNTSTNRFGKAVVTEVSDYNKNSLSIDINNLPDNAEVSTSVVQATLTEGAIGYRRFNVLSGQKAMAVISLKDSSHPPFGASVRNAENQEVGLVNDDGQAYLSGLKPGAKLNVSWNGTAQCAVTVPEKLTGLSQNGNLLLPCE
- the papH_2 gene encoding fimbrial protein, which produces MNRAAKKMALLALALVLAGPAAADEKPLADTGQLYVHGDLQENTCRLEMDSAWQEVDLGSTARADVNLVGRAAKPVTVKLYLRDCPVLGNWSTNITPLTETVSTMQPPYRARFVAVSDASNPDLVAVTGASGIGLRLRDSRGKTVMLSRTGDTMLLNPGQDEVVFTLAPERTNAPFIAGPYHAVINFSLIYQ
- the papD gene encoding pili assembly chaperone — protein: MKNTQLKKSVMAVSLLAGLMIAQQASAAIALDRTRVIYNGGEKSISLNISNENKNLPYLAQAWMEDAQGTKITSPLTVLPPVQRVEPGAKSLVKMQAAPAVAALPQDRETLFYFNLREIPPRSTKPNTLQIALQTRIKLFYRPAAIALDKTQSAQGDWVEKVTLTRQGDQFVVNNPTPYYLTLVEGAPSVKGKPVGFEPVMIAPKESGAIKASAAALGASPVFTYVNDYGGRPQIQFSCGGATCTGKLVKDKK